In the genome of Neisseria animaloris, one region contains:
- a CDS encoding PilT/PilU family type 4a pilus ATPase produces the protein MEQNNTLSAKEEIYSWLRTLNKYKGSDLFITANFPPAMKLDGKITRITDTPLTPERCMEIAFAIMSPKQSEEFMATNECNFAISTPDTSRFRVNAMVQRGATALVFRTITSNIPKFETLNLPPILQQVAMQKRGLVIFVGGTGSGKSTSLASMIDYRNENSQDHIITIEDPIEFVHEHKNCIITQREVGVDTENWFAALKNTLRQAPDVILIGEIRDRETMDYAIAFSETGHLCMATLHANSTNQALDRIINFFPEERRVQLLTDLSLNLQAFISQRLIPREGGKGRVAAVEVLLNSPLVAELIHNGDVHSIKEVMKKSQALGMQTFDQALYELYEGGLISFQDAIKNADSANDLRLDIQLRSRRAQNAGPDLELI, from the coding sequence ATGGAACAAAATAATACTCTCTCCGCAAAAGAAGAAATTTATTCATGGCTGCGTACATTAAATAAATATAAAGGCTCCGACCTTTTTATTACCGCCAACTTTCCGCCTGCAATGAAACTTGACGGCAAAATTACCCGCATTACTGATACACCCTTAACTCCGGAACGCTGTATGGAGATTGCTTTTGCAATTATGTCTCCCAAGCAGTCGGAAGAATTTATGGCAACCAATGAATGCAACTTTGCTATCAGCACTCCCGACACCAGCCGCTTCAGGGTTAATGCTATGGTGCAACGCGGTGCTACGGCATTAGTTTTCCGCACCATTACCAGCAACATTCCCAAATTTGAAACACTCAATTTACCGCCCATATTGCAACAAGTCGCCATGCAAAAGCGGGGATTAGTCATTTTTGTCGGAGGAACAGGCTCCGGCAAATCTACTTCTCTCGCATCGATGATTGATTACCGCAATGAAAACAGCCAAGATCATATCATCACAATTGAGGATCCCATTGAATTTGTGCATGAACATAAAAATTGCATCATCACTCAGCGCGAAGTCGGTGTTGATACCGAAAACTGGTTTGCAGCCCTTAAAAATACACTTCGCCAAGCACCGGATGTGATTCTGATTGGCGAGATTCGTGATCGTGAAACAATGGATTATGCTATTGCTTTCTCAGAAACAGGCCACTTGTGTATGGCTACTCTGCATGCAAACAGCACAAACCAAGCACTTGACCGCATTATTAACTTTTTTCCGGAAGAACGTCGTGTACAATTACTAACTGACTTGTCATTAAATTTACAGGCTTTTATTTCACAGCGTTTGATTCCGAGAGAAGGAGGTAAAGGTCGTGTCGCGGCGGTTGAAGTATTACTCAACTCTCCTTTAGTAGCTGAATTAATTCATAATGGTGACGTGCACTCTATTAAAGAAGTAATGAAAAAATCACAAGCTCTCGGCATGCAGACTTTTGACCAAGCTTTATATGAGCTATATGAAGGAGGTTTGATCAGCTTCCAAGACGCGATTAAAAATGCAGATTCCGCCAATGATTTACGTTTGGATATCCAATTACGCAGTCGCCGCGCCCAAAATGCAGGCCCTGATTTAGAATTGATTTAA
- a CDS encoding siderophore ferric iron reductase, translating to MNIAAYSLQTVNFLSQINQLFPRLSGRLNDTSVYTFRVGVGEDIYHIKRLYNHLQQRYPEGGKAFWSCRTWALLIWQPIYMAVLSVQLLNKAISLEKFGLIVEQADIVAYSLSPRAIYSGKQAHLIHFSGQQIKKLSSYIYSSLSEIIPFNIKLANKLQTDCIVSALLFQNTRYAHCNKFELDKLIAIWLSATGLPDCQGTFCLDAPGKFVGQNFGFNRQACCQEFRLESGKLCDVCPRLPLSERIERITQTERIHYAKS from the coding sequence ATGAATATAGCTGCTTACTCCTTACAAACTGTAAATTTTCTCTCACAAATTAATCAATTATTCCCTAGACTCTCAGGCCGTCTGAATGACACGTCTGTTTATACTTTTCGAGTTGGAGTAGGGGAAGATATATACCACATTAAACGACTATATAATCACCTACAACAACGATATCCTGAAGGAGGGAAAGCCTTTTGGTCATGCCGTACATGGGCATTACTTATCTGGCAGCCTATCTATATGGCTGTTTTAAGCGTACAGCTACTGAATAAAGCAATAAGTTTAGAGAAATTCGGTCTCATTGTTGAACAAGCTGACATTGTGGCTTACAGTCTTAGTCCAAGAGCCATTTATAGTGGTAAACAAGCTCATCTGATTCATTTTTCCGGTCAACAAATCAAAAAACTAAGTAGTTATATTTATTCTAGTCTAAGTGAAATCATTCCCTTTAACATCAAATTAGCCAATAAGCTACAAACCGATTGCATAGTCTCTGCCCTACTGTTCCAAAATACACGGTATGCACATTGTAATAAGTTCGAGCTGGATAAATTGATTGCCATATGGCTGTCTGCTACTGGATTACCTGATTGTCAGGGTACTTTTTGTCTGGATGCACCAGGAAAATTTGTCGGCCAAAATTTTGGCTTCAATCGTCAAGCATGTTGTCAAGAATTCCGTTTAGAATCAGGTAAGTTATGTGACGTTTGTCCACGTTTGCCTTTATCTGAACGTATTGAACGTATTACACAAACCGAAAGAATACACTATGCTAAAAGCTGA
- the ccoO gene encoding cytochrome-c oxidase, cbb3-type subunit II, with protein sequence MKLQQLAEEKVGALILFTFLVISVGLLIEVVPLFFTKSVTEPIKGIKPYNALQVAGRDIYVREGCYNCHSQMIRPFRAETERYGHYSVGGESVYDRPFQWGSKRTGPDLARVGGRYSDEWHRIHLLNPRDVVPESNMPAFPWLARNKVDIEATVSNMKALRAVGTPYSDEEIEKAPQELANKSELDAVIAYLQGLGLALKNVR encoded by the coding sequence ATGAAATTACAACAATTAGCTGAAGAAAAAGTCGGTGCATTAATTTTGTTTACCTTCTTGGTAATCAGCGTCGGCCTTCTGATTGAAGTTGTGCCGCTGTTTTTTACCAAGTCGGTAACGGAACCGATTAAGGGTATAAAGCCTTACAATGCGCTGCAAGTAGCGGGCCGCGATATTTATGTACGTGAAGGTTGTTATAACTGTCACTCACAAATGATTCGTCCTTTCCGTGCGGAAACCGAACGTTACGGTCACTATTCTGTTGGTGGTGAGTCAGTATACGATCGTCCATTCCAATGGGGGTCTAAACGTACAGGTCCGGATTTGGCGCGAGTCGGTGGTCGCTACTCAGATGAATGGCACCGTATCCATTTGTTGAATCCGCGTGATGTCGTTCCTGAATCCAATATGCCTGCATTCCCGTGGTTGGCACGTAACAAAGTGGATATTGAAGCTACTGTTAGCAATATGAAAGCCTTACGTGCGGTCGGTACACCTTACAGTGATGAAGAAATTGAAAAAGCCCCACAAGAGTTGGCTAATAAATCAGAGCTGGATGCAGTAATTGCGTATTTGCAAGGTTTGGGCTTGGCATTGAAAAACGTAAGGTAA
- a CDS encoding FecCD family ABC transporter permease, translated as MKLQVYPIFILTLLVLLCIAAFLSSLAWGNKILDFTDVWKFVSSPKTTISPEQHHIALVINHRFVRTLAVLLCGSALGLSGALMQGLTRNPLADSGLLGINTGAAAMIASAAFFPFLQTNIFWLALLGSLLVAILISILGLSKKDGSSDFIILVGMAISVCLYAYVQAVSQLNPQVFDQYRFWVSGSFGGIKVSQIISVLPFFTVGVVLALCCSRYVNMIAFDKQTAMSLGTNILLIQSVVLLATALLSAASVALAGPIVFIGLGSVHISRKLIGSDYRFLIPAAMLNGATLLCFADVLARTVVRPSEIATGIITALLGAPLLYVLVIFKRAQS; from the coding sequence ATGAAATTGCAGGTATATCCAATTTTTATCTTGACTTTATTAGTGTTACTTTGTATTGCGGCTTTTTTATCCAGCTTAGCTTGGGGCAATAAAATATTAGACTTTACTGATGTGTGGAAATTTGTTAGCTCTCCTAAAACGACTATTTCTCCTGAACAACATCACATTGCCCTGGTTATTAACCATCGTTTTGTCCGAACATTAGCTGTACTATTATGTGGCTCAGCTTTAGGTCTCTCAGGCGCATTAATGCAAGGTCTAACTCGTAACCCACTGGCCGACAGCGGTTTGCTTGGTATTAATACTGGAGCCGCAGCTATGATTGCTTCTGCAGCTTTCTTTCCATTTTTACAAACTAATATTTTCTGGTTGGCTTTATTAGGCTCCTTATTGGTGGCAATTTTGATAAGCATTCTTGGCTTAAGTAAAAAAGATGGTTCAAGCGATTTTATCATTTTGGTGGGTATGGCAATATCAGTATGTCTATACGCTTATGTACAGGCGGTTTCCCAATTAAATCCTCAAGTATTTGATCAATATCGTTTTTGGGTTAGTGGTTCATTTGGCGGTATAAAAGTAAGCCAAATTATTTCTGTGCTGCCTTTTTTCACTGTAGGCGTAGTATTGGCTTTATGCTGCAGTCGGTATGTCAATATGATAGCTTTTGATAAGCAAACGGCGATGTCACTAGGAACAAACATATTACTCATTCAATCTGTCGTCTTATTGGCAACCGCCCTATTGTCTGCCGCTTCTGTTGCATTAGCGGGACCAATAGTTTTTATTGGATTGGGTTCAGTACATATTTCTCGGAAGCTAATAGGCAGTGACTACCGTTTTTTAATACCCGCTGCAATGCTTAATGGAGCAACCTTGCTATGCTTTGCAGATGTTTTAGCTAGAACTGTAGTCAGGCCATCTGAAATCGCTACCGGCATCATAACTGCTCTGTTAGGAGCACCTTTACTTTATGTACTGGTAATATTCAAGAGAGCACAATCATGA
- a CDS encoding FecCD family ABC transporter permease → MNRPALLLSVPYARFYAWSCLVLLVLLVFFSAISGKQQFLLLQLPDLLHNQTDAVTAWLFWQLWLPRTVIAVGVGAALALSGSIFQILTYNPLGSPDIIGVNTGAAAGAVLCTLIWPNNLPTTVGALFGAITVVFLVITAGRERFSFGIQMIMAGIAINAAAVAIIQFGLTGVRQEDALQMAAWLSGSLAQRSWQEAMVVWLVLPICFLVLLSQRNALDILAISRSTALGVGVTVPTTFALSLAAATTLAAAAVVAAGPVSFIALVAPHIVRKMLRSNRWLWFQISLTGALLLLTADFVSRLLPFSSQLPVGVLTAISGGFYLLVLLIHEWWRK, encoded by the coding sequence ATGAATCGCCCAGCTTTGTTACTATCGGTACCATACGCCCGGTTTTATGCTTGGAGTTGTCTGGTTTTACTAGTGTTACTGGTATTTTTCTCTGCAATTTCGGGAAAACAGCAATTTTTGTTATTACAATTACCTGACTTATTACATAACCAGACAGATGCCGTTACAGCTTGGTTGTTTTGGCAGCTATGGTTACCTCGCACAGTAATTGCGGTGGGCGTAGGAGCAGCATTGGCCTTATCTGGTAGTATATTTCAAATATTGACATACAATCCTTTAGGTAGCCCTGACATTATTGGTGTCAATACAGGGGCCGCTGCAGGTGCAGTATTATGTACACTGATTTGGCCCAACAATTTGCCAACTACTGTGGGCGCATTATTTGGTGCTATAACCGTGGTATTCCTAGTAATTACCGCCGGGCGAGAGCGTTTTTCATTCGGTATTCAAATGATCATGGCAGGTATAGCTATAAATGCTGCTGCTGTTGCTATTATCCAGTTTGGCTTAACCGGTGTCCGCCAAGAAGATGCTTTGCAAATGGCTGCATGGCTGAGTGGCAGTTTAGCTCAGCGTAGCTGGCAAGAGGCAATGGTAGTCTGGCTAGTTTTACCCATTTGCTTTTTAGTTTTACTCTCACAGAGAAATGCACTGGATATACTGGCAATCAGTCGCTCAACTGCTTTAGGTGTTGGAGTTACCGTGCCAACAACCTTTGCCTTGTCATTAGCGGCCGCTACCACCTTAGCCGCAGCTGCAGTGGTTGCAGCTGGACCGGTATCCTTTATTGCACTAGTAGCACCACATATTGTCCGAAAAATGTTACGAAGTAATCGATGGTTATGGTTTCAAATCTCCTTGACGGGTGCATTATTGCTGTTGACAGCAGACTTTGTGTCACGTCTATTGCCGTTTTCATCACAACTTCCAGTAGGCGTACTTACAGCTATATCTGGTGGTTTTTACTTGTTAGTATTGCTGATCCATGAATGGTGGAGAAAATGA
- the ubiB gene encoding ubiquinone biosynthesis regulatory protein kinase UbiB, producing MKWLKRSSTILKTVYRYGLSDLVAGHTDRFWLRSLLQKIPKSSVASEESLPVRLRLALESLGPIFVKFGQVLSTRPDLISQAYALELAKLQDRVPPFDAEFSRRQIEESLGQSIETLYAEFETMPVASASVAQVHKARLHSGEAVAVKVLRPNIAPIIEQDLALLRFGAGWVERLFSDGKRLKPREVVAEFDKYLHDELDLMKEAANASQLGRNFRDSNMLLVPKVYYDYCSRNVLTIEWMEGIPVADIAGLQARNVDLHQLARYGVEIFFTQVFRHGFFHADMHPGNILVTDNGCYIALDFGIVGSLTEYDKRYLAINFLAFFNRDYHRVATAHIESGWVPSDTRAEELEAAVRAVCEPIFNKPLSQISFGMVLMRLFETSRRFNVEIQPQLVLLQKTLLNIEGLGRQLDPDLDLWATAKPFLTKWMNEQVGPKALLNNLKKEVPDWAQILPSLPRKINLLVDETRQQEMRDAYIHLVKIQQRQNFWLAVIAVALLLIVLFK from the coding sequence ATGAAGTGGCTCAAACGTTCTTCCACTATTTTAAAAACTGTTTACCGTTACGGTTTGAGTGATCTTGTCGCAGGGCATACTGATAGGTTTTGGCTGCGTTCTTTATTACAAAAAATTCCCAAGTCCTCAGTTGCATCAGAAGAATCTTTACCTGTTCGTTTACGCTTGGCTTTAGAAAGTTTAGGACCGATTTTCGTTAAGTTCGGGCAGGTTTTATCGACTAGACCGGATTTGATTTCACAGGCTTATGCTTTAGAGCTGGCCAAGTTGCAGGATCGAGTTCCTCCCTTCGATGCAGAATTTTCACGTCGCCAGATTGAAGAATCGCTAGGGCAATCAATCGAAACGCTGTATGCTGAATTTGAAACCATGCCGGTGGCCAGTGCCTCGGTTGCACAAGTGCATAAAGCCCGCTTACACAGCGGTGAAGCAGTAGCGGTAAAAGTGTTACGGCCAAACATTGCGCCAATTATCGAACAAGATTTGGCATTGTTGCGCTTTGGTGCCGGCTGGGTTGAGAGATTGTTTTCAGACGGCAAGCGTTTGAAACCTCGAGAAGTGGTTGCTGAATTCGATAAATACCTTCATGATGAGTTGGATTTAATGAAAGAGGCCGCAAACGCTAGCCAGCTTGGGCGTAATTTTAGAGACAGCAATATGTTGCTGGTGCCAAAAGTATATTATGACTATTGCAGTCGTAATGTACTTACTATTGAATGGATGGAAGGGATCCCAGTAGCTGATATTGCTGGGCTTCAGGCAAGAAATGTGGATTTGCATCAACTCGCCCGTTATGGTGTTGAGATTTTCTTTACTCAAGTGTTTCGGCACGGTTTTTTTCATGCGGATATGCATCCAGGCAATATTTTAGTAACGGATAATGGTTGTTATATTGCTCTGGATTTCGGTATTGTCGGAAGTTTGACCGAATATGACAAACGTTATCTTGCAATCAATTTTTTGGCTTTTTTTAACCGTGATTATCACCGTGTTGCTACTGCCCATATCGAATCAGGTTGGGTTCCGTCGGATACCCGAGCTGAGGAATTGGAGGCAGCTGTTCGTGCAGTATGCGAACCTATTTTCAACAAGCCGTTATCGCAAATTTCTTTCGGTATGGTGTTGATGAGATTGTTTGAAACCAGCCGCCGCTTTAATGTAGAAATTCAGCCGCAGCTCGTTTTGTTGCAAAAAACGTTGTTGAATATTGAGGGGTTAGGGCGCCAGCTTGATCCTGATTTGGATTTGTGGGCAACAGCTAAACCGTTTTTAACTAAGTGGATGAATGAGCAGGTGGGGCCGAAAGCCTTATTGAATAACTTGAAAAAAGAAGTTCCTGATTGGGCGCAGATTCTGCCTAGCTTACCGCGTAAAATCAATTTATTGGTTGATGAAACCCGCCAACAAGAAATGCGTGATGCTTATATTCATTTAGTTAAGATCCAGCAAAGGCAAAATTTTTGGTTAGCTGTGATTGCAGTGGCATTACTGTTGATTGTATTGTTCAAATAG
- a CDS encoding 5'-methylthioadenosine/adenosylhomocysteine nucleosidase, with amino-acid sequence MTEKISKKYSTIAIIGAMEQEIELLRHSMENVESMQFGHFTVHHGALSDKKIILALSGIGKVNAAAITALVISRFCPDCIINTGSAGGLGQGLNVGDVVIGERIAHHDVDVTAFGYVLGQVPKLGVSFETDSELLEVASRAATAFQGAAVHRGLIVSGDQFVHSAEKVEYIRTHFKEVLALEMEAAAIAQTCYQLEIPFVVIRAISDLANEKASVSFEEFLRIASSNSAEMVMKITNFL; translated from the coding sequence ATGACTGAAAAAATATCTAAAAAATACTCAACGATAGCCATTATCGGTGCAATGGAACAGGAAATCGAATTGTTGAGACACAGTATGGAAAATGTGGAAAGTATGCAATTCGGTCATTTTACCGTTCATCATGGTGCTTTATCGGACAAAAAAATCATATTGGCATTGAGTGGAATCGGTAAAGTAAATGCAGCTGCTATTACGGCATTGGTCATCAGTCGTTTCTGTCCTGATTGCATTATTAATACCGGCAGTGCTGGCGGATTAGGGCAAGGTTTAAATGTGGGTGATGTAGTAATTGGAGAGCGAATTGCCCATCATGATGTGGATGTTACAGCATTCGGTTATGTTTTAGGGCAGGTGCCTAAGCTTGGCGTTTCATTCGAAACTGATTCGGAATTGTTGGAGGTCGCAAGCCGGGCTGCTACTGCTTTTCAGGGGGCTGCTGTACATCGTGGTTTAATTGTTAGTGGTGATCAATTTGTTCATAGTGCTGAAAAAGTAGAGTATATCCGTACACATTTCAAAGAGGTGCTTGCGTTGGAGATGGAAGCAGCAGCAATTGCTCAAACTTGCTATCAATTAGAAATTCCTTTTGTTGTTATACGTGCTATTTCAGATTTAGCGAATGAAAAAGCAAGTGTGAGTTTTGAGGAGTTTTTGCGAATTGCATCGAGTAATTCTGCTGAGATGGTTATGAAAATTACAAACTTTCTTTAA
- the ccoN gene encoding cytochrome-c oxidase, cbb3-type subunit I yields METQTYNYKVVRQFAIMTVVWGIVGMLVGVIIAAQLFAPALDLSNIGPWFHFGRLRPLHTNAVIFAFGGCGLFATSYYVVQRTCNVRLFGGKFLPAFTFWGWQLVIVLAAITLPLGYTQGKEYAELEWPIDILIALVWVAYAVVFFGTIATRKIKHIYVANWFYGAFILAVALLHIVNNISIPSGMMKSYPVYSGAIDAMVQWWYGHNAVGFFLTAAFLGMMYYFVPKQAGRPVYSYRLSVVHFWALIFTYMWAGPHHLHYTALPDWTQSLGMVLSLILFAPSWGGMINGIMTLSGAWHKLRTDPILKFLVVSLSFYGMSTFEGPMMSIKTVNALSHYTDWTVGHVHSGALGWVGFITIGSIYYLIPRLFGRKEMYSIKLIEAHFWIATIGVVLYIASMWISGVMQGLMWGALNDDGTLTYSFVESVKRSIPFYVIRFAGGLLYLSGMFLMAYNVYRTAVGGKPVDAEIPAVSQAQHH; encoded by the coding sequence ATGGAAACGCAAACTTATAACTACAAAGTGGTGCGCCAGTTTGCCATCATGACTGTAGTTTGGGGCATTGTAGGCATGTTGGTCGGTGTGATTATCGCAGCCCAACTGTTTGCGCCTGCTTTGGATTTGTCGAATATTGGGCCGTGGTTTCACTTCGGCCGCTTGCGTCCGCTACATACGAATGCCGTTATTTTCGCATTCGGAGGTTGCGGTTTGTTTGCTACTTCTTATTATGTAGTGCAGCGCACATGTAATGTACGTTTGTTTGGCGGTAAATTTTTACCGGCATTCACGTTTTGGGGCTGGCAGCTTGTTATTGTTCTGGCCGCCATCACTTTGCCTTTGGGTTATACCCAAGGTAAAGAATATGCAGAATTGGAATGGCCGATTGATATTCTGATTGCATTGGTGTGGGTTGCTTATGCAGTAGTATTTTTCGGCACGATCGCCACACGTAAAATCAAGCATATTTATGTGGCTAACTGGTTTTACGGAGCATTTATTTTAGCAGTTGCTTTGTTGCATATCGTAAACAATATCAGTATTCCTTCTGGCATGATGAAATCTTACCCTGTGTATTCAGGTGCGATTGATGCAATGGTTCAATGGTGGTACGGGCATAATGCCGTAGGTTTCTTCTTAACCGCAGCCTTTTTGGGCATGATGTATTATTTTGTGCCGAAGCAGGCAGGTCGTCCTGTTTATTCTTACCGCTTATCAGTAGTTCACTTCTGGGCGTTGATTTTTACCTATATGTGGGCGGGGCCGCACCATCTGCATTACACAGCATTGCCTGACTGGACACAGTCACTCGGTATGGTGCTGTCTTTGATTCTGTTTGCGCCGTCTTGGGGCGGTATGATTAACGGTATCATGACTTTGTCGGGTGCTTGGCATAAGCTGCGCACAGATCCGATTTTGAAGTTTTTGGTAGTGTCTTTGTCTTTTTACGGTATGTCTACGTTTGAAGGCCCGATGATGTCTATTAAAACGGTCAATGCTTTGAGCCACTATACCGACTGGACCGTCGGACACGTTCATTCCGGTGCTCTTGGTTGGGTGGGTTTCATCACTATCGGCTCTATCTATTATTTAATCCCGCGTTTATTTGGCCGTAAAGAAATGTATAGCATCAAACTGATTGAAGCACATTTTTGGATTGCCACGATTGGTGTTGTACTTTACATCGCTTCTATGTGGATTTCCGGTGTGATGCAAGGTTTGATGTGGGGTGCTTTGAATGATGACGGTACTTTGACCTACTCTTTTGTAGAATCTGTAAAACGCAGTATTCCTTTCTATGTTATTCGTTTTGCCGGCGGTCTGTTGTATTTGAGCGGCATGTTCCTGATGGCTTACAACGTTTATCGTACTGCTGTTGGCGGTAAACCTGTGGATGCTGAAATTCCTGCTGTTTCTCAAGCGCAACATCATTAA
- a CDS encoding ABC transporter ATP-binding protein has product MLKAEDITLSYKKISIINHVSFSIPEQKITVFIGANGCGKSTLLKAYARQLLPEQGKIILDGKDIYQTSGKKTATRLAMLAQSATAPENLTVEQLIRYGRYPHRNFFTQWNDEDEYQVNQAMQLTKTQDYASQFLENLSGGQRQRVWIAMVLAQNTPYILLDEPTTYLDLAYQIEILDLLKKLNQEQKKTIVMVLHDLNLTARYADYIVAIKNKTIECSGSPEQVFTEANIQSILGLNNKIINDPYYGTPLCIPISIQ; this is encoded by the coding sequence ATGCTAAAAGCTGAAGATATTACTTTGTCTTATAAAAAAATATCCATCATTAATCACGTTTCTTTTTCTATACCGGAACAAAAAATCACCGTTTTTATCGGTGCAAATGGCTGTGGTAAATCCACCCTATTGAAAGCCTATGCCCGACAACTTCTTCCTGAGCAAGGAAAAATTATTTTAGACGGAAAAGATATTTATCAAACTTCAGGTAAAAAAACTGCTACACGTCTAGCTATGCTCGCTCAATCCGCAACTGCTCCTGAGAACCTCACAGTAGAACAATTAATTCGATATGGACGTTACCCTCACCGTAATTTTTTTACACAATGGAATGATGAAGATGAATATCAGGTAAACCAAGCCATGCAGCTTACTAAAACACAAGATTATGCTTCTCAATTCTTAGAAAACTTGTCTGGAGGGCAACGTCAACGCGTATGGATAGCTATGGTCTTAGCCCAAAATACCCCTTATATCCTGTTAGATGAACCCACAACTTACTTAGATTTAGCTTATCAGATAGAAATCTTGGACTTACTAAAGAAACTCAATCAGGAGCAAAAAAAGACCATTGTAATGGTACTACATGACTTAAACCTAACTGCCCGATATGCTGATTACATTGTAGCGATTAAAAACAAAACCATCGAATGTTCAGGTAGTCCGGAACAAGTTTTTACTGAAGCTAATATTCAAAGCATATTGGGTCTTAACAACAAAATTATCAATGACCCATATTATGGCACACCCTTATGTATTCCAATAAGTATCCAATAA
- a CDS encoding cbb3-type cytochrome oxidase subunit 3: MDINWVRSLFTIWVFVSFLLVLYIVLNKRNKQNYSDAANSIMEDNDTPDDKSGR, translated from the coding sequence ATGGATATTAACTGGGTGCGCTCGCTATTTACCATATGGGTGTTTGTAAGCTTTTTATTGGTTTTGTATATCGTACTAAACAAGCGCAATAAGCAAAACTACAGTGATGCAGCAAACAGCATTATGGAGGATAACGATACCCCTGATGATAAGAGCGGGCGCTGA